TCTTCACCTTCGCCACCGGCTGGCCGGGGCGCGAGGCGTGGATGATGTAGCCGTCCCCGACGTACAGGCCGGTGTGGCTGCGCCCGGAGTAGAAGAACACCACGTCACCGGGGCGCAGGTCCCCCTTGGAGACCTTGCGGCTGACGCCGGAGTACTGGGACTGGGAGGTGCGCGGGATCGAGACCCCGGCGGCCTTCCAGGCGCCCTGGGTCAGGCCCGAGCAGTCCCAGCTGCTGGGGCCGGTACCGCCGTAGACGTAGCGGTCGCCCAGCTGCTGCTTGGCGAAGGCCACGGCCTTGTCGGCCTTCGTCGTCGTCGCGGCCGCGGGCTTCTTCGGGGGGGCGATGGTGTGGCGCCCGGCCTGCAGGGCCTTCCAGACGGCGGAGTCGGTGCGCCCGGTCTGGCGGACGCCCATCGCCTTCTGCAGCGACTTCACCTGGCTGGAGGTGGGGGAGTAGTACCGCCCGGTGGCCTTGGTGGGACGACCGCTGGCCGTCAGCGCGCTCTGCAGCCGCTTGACGTCCCCGCCCTCGGAGCCGGAGCGCAGCGTGCGCGAGCCGCCGTGGGCCAGCAACGCCGTCCAGGTGCCCCGTCCGATGGTGCCGCTGCGGTCCAGGCCGACCCGGCCCTGGAAGCGCTTGACGTTCTGGACGTCGGCGGAGGACAGGTGGCCGTTGCGGCTCACGCCCTCGCCCGCCGAGTGCAGCAGGCACTCCGCCGCGGTGGCGGCCTGCCCCTTGGCCCCGGTCTTGATGGTGGGGTAGGAGGAGAGGTGGATGGTGCAGCCGGCGGCCTGGGCGTCGGCGCCGGGCGCCGTCAGGGCCAGCCCCGCGCCGAGGGCCAGGCTGGCCGCCACGGCAGCGGCGGCGCGGGTCCAGCGGGTGCTCCTGGGCAGGCTGGTGCTGGTGGTGTCTGTGCTCAAGGTGTGTGTCCCTCGTCCGGTCCGCATCCCCCGACGCGGAGGACGGTGGGAGGTTCCACCGCCGGGGGGAACCTAACCCACAGCCGCCGTTAGGGCAATGCTCAGGCTCTTCTCAGTCGGGTCCCGTCGTCCCGGTGCTGGTGGACGGGGACCGATTTGGCCGCCCCCGGAGCCGCGGGGTATGGTCGGCAGGCCGAAGACCGCTGGTTGATCGGGAGACCGATCCTAAGACCTCATCTCGAGGTGCCCGCGCAGGAACTGAGCTGGAGGCCCGTGCCTCCGTGAGCCCCGTGCCTGTGCGCCGGGGCTTTTCCTGTTCCCGGGGGTCGTCGGTCCGGCACGGCCCAGAGCCGCGCCGGACTCCACGAGAACCGGAAGGAGACCCATGGCGAGGCCAGACAAGGCAGCCACGGTCACCGAGCTGTCGGAGCAGTTCCGCAGCTCCGAGGCAGCCGTGCTGACCGAGTACCGCGGACTCTCCGTGGCGGCGCTGAAGGAGCTGCGCCGCTCGCTCGGGGACGACGCCAGCTACGCCGTCACGAAGAACACGCTGACCAAGATCGCCGCCCAGGACGCAGGTGTGGAGGGTCTGGACGACCTCCTCGTCGGTCCCACGGCGATCGCCTTCATCACCGGTGACGTCGCAGGCGTGGCCAAGGGCCTGCGGGACTTCGCCAGGGCGAACCCCGCGCTGGTGATCAAGGGCGGTGTCATGGAGGGTCGCTTCCTCGACGCCGACCAGGTCAAGAAGCTGGCCGATCTGGAGTCGCGCGAGGTCCTCCTCGCCAAGCTCGCCGGCGGCATGCAGGCCACCCTGCAGCAGGCCGTGTCCCTCCTCGCCGCTCCGCTCGCCCAGGCCGCCCGCGGCTTCGGCGCGCTGCAGACGGCCGCGGAGGCAGATCCCTCGCTCATCGCCGGTGCCGGCGAGGAGCAGAACCCGGTCGAGGCGGCACCTGCCGCTGAGACCGACGCGGCACCCGCCGCAGACCCCGACGCGGCTGCCGCCGCAGACACCGACGCGGCCGACGCTGCGCAGGACAAGTGAGAAAGGACGCCACCATGGCAAAGCTCAGCACCGAAGAGCTCCTTGATGCCTTCAAGGAGATGACCCTGATCGAGCTCAGCGAGTTCGTGAAGACCTTCGAGGACACCTTCGGCGTCTCCGCCGCGGCCCCCGTGGCCGTGGCTGCCGCCCCGGCCGCCGGTGGCGCCGGTGGCGACGCCCCGGCCGAGGAGGAGAGCGACGAGGTCGACGTCATCCTCGAGTCCGCGGGCGAGAAGAAGATCCAGGTCATCAAGGAGGTGCGCGCCCTCACCAGCCTGGGCCTCAAGGAGGCCAAGGACCTGGTCGAGGCCGCCCCCAAGGCCGTCCTGGAGAAGATCAAGAAGGACGACGCCAACAAGGCGAAGGAGCAGCTGGAGGGCGCTGGCGCCACCGTCACCCTCAAGTGACACCCTGCTGATCCGACCGGACGGCCCCGCACCCACGGAGGGTGCGGGGCCGTTCGGCGTCTCCTGGGTGGTGAGACAGGGGGTGGGTGGATCCGTGGGCCGTCAGCCGGCGATGGTGCGGGGGGAGGGCTTCGGCCAGATGCCGCCGCCGGCGGTCTCGACGGTGCCGGCCTTGGGCCAGATGCCGCCGCCGGCGGTCTCGACGTTGCCGGCCTTGGGCCAGATGCCGCCGCCGGCGGTCTCGGAGGTGATGGGCTTGGGCCAGATGCCGCCACCGGCCTGGACGGCCGTCGGCTTCGGCCAGATCCCACCACCGGCGTGGTCGGTGCCGAGCGCGCCGCTGGCTGCGCCCCCGATCAGCAGGCCGGCGGCGAGGGTGGCGGAGACGACGATCTTCTTGGCGGAGATGCTCATCAGGTGTTCCTTCGGGGTTTGGTGGCCGGGGGCCACGGGTGTCCTGGCGGGTCGACGCGGTGTCGACCGGGGTGGTGGGCCCTGGGCTGGCTGCCAGGGGTGTGCGTCGTGCGGCACCGGCGAACGGTGTCGGCCTGTCCCCCGAGGATCGGCCGACGGCCCTTGACCTGCCACGGGCCAAGCGCTTGACTGCCTGTCAG
The sequence above is a segment of the Auraticoccus monumenti genome. Coding sequences within it:
- a CDS encoding C40 family peptidase, yielding MSTDTTSTSLPRSTRWTRAAAAVAASLALGAGLALTAPGADAQAAGCTIHLSSYPTIKTGAKGQAATAAECLLHSAGEGVSRNGHLSSADVQNVKRFQGRVGLDRSGTIGRGTWTALLAHGGSRTLRSGSEGGDVKRLQSALTASGRPTKATGRYYSPTSSQVKSLQKAMGVRQTGRTDSAVWKALQAGRHTIAPPKKPAAATTTKADKAVAFAKQQLGDRYVYGGTGPSSWDCSGLTQGAWKAAGVSIPRTSQSQYSGVSRKVSKGDLRPGDVVFFYSGRSHTGLYVGDGYIIHASRPGQPVAKVKMSTMPFNGAVRPA
- the rplJ gene encoding 50S ribosomal protein L10; the encoded protein is MARPDKAATVTELSEQFRSSEAAVLTEYRGLSVAALKELRRSLGDDASYAVTKNTLTKIAAQDAGVEGLDDLLVGPTAIAFITGDVAGVAKGLRDFARANPALVIKGGVMEGRFLDADQVKKLADLESREVLLAKLAGGMQATLQQAVSLLAAPLAQAARGFGALQTAAEADPSLIAGAGEEQNPVEAAPAAETDAAPAADPDAAAAADTDAADAAQDK
- the rplL gene encoding 50S ribosomal protein L7/L12 encodes the protein MAKLSTEELLDAFKEMTLIELSEFVKTFEDTFGVSAAAPVAVAAAPAAGGAGGDAPAEEESDEVDVILESAGEKKIQVIKEVRALTSLGLKEAKDLVEAAPKAVLEKIKKDDANKAKEQLEGAGATVTLK